The Deltaproteobacteria bacterium genome contains a region encoding:
- a CDS encoding HAD family hydrolase, translated as MKGIVFLDRDGTLIEEVGYPRDPSAVRILPGAAEALRLLSREGFLLAVVSNQAGLARGKFTGAEMEAVHRRFVSAFEAEGIVFDAVEYCPHHPEGAVEAYRRACGCRKPGTGLAEEILRRLRVADSCPRFVVGDKMSDVSMGVRLGAATVLVGTGYGNAEKASGERAGIAPDIFLPGMREAAGWIVAHGTS; from the coding sequence ATGAAGGGGATTGTTTTCCTCGATCGGGACGGTACGCTCATCGAGGAGGTCGGATACCCGCGCGATCCGTCGGCCGTCCGCATCCTGCCCGGAGCCGCCGAAGCGTTGCGCCTCCTTTCCCGGGAGGGGTTCCTCCTCGCGGTGGTTTCCAACCAGGCGGGACTGGCGAGGGGGAAATTCACCGGGGCGGAGATGGAAGCCGTCCACCGGCGGTTCGTTTCCGCGTTCGAGGCGGAGGGGATCGTGTTCGACGCGGTCGAGTATTGCCCGCACCACCCGGAAGGGGCGGTGGAGGCGTATCGGCGCGCGTGCGGATGCCGAAAGCCGGGGACGGGGCTGGCCGAGGAGATCCTCCGGCGGCTCCGGGTGGCGGATTCGTGCCCCCGCTTCGTGGTCGGTGATAAAATGAGCGACGTTTCGATGGGGGTTCGCCTCGGGGCCGCGACGGTCCTGGTCGGAACGGGATATGGAAACGCCGAGAAAGCCTCGGGGGAACGCGCGGGGATCGCCCCGGATATCTTTCTCCCGGGGATGAGGGAGGCCGCTGGATGGATCGTGGCGCACGGGACATCGTGA
- a CDS encoding DUF3108 domain-containing protein, producing MDRGARDIVNGRVGKGISAFLLLALLLVQAGCHRGGRGETPSPPEQDEFADDNTAPADVTEWLPPVVATEEAEEAVGTSPPDNTAIGAPGAVAPAVPPDNAARSESPPSAGTKPGRTSPADATPPARRPKPAAAPHPNATSAPKDTRGASPPEWAKSPEELVYRVDFIGITMGYARFRYRGKVSIAGKPAYHLNVRAWTSGILSFIFPINETIDYYLDTETIAPIRQEFTQREREKDDVALYNQETGRITYRYRQSGKIRKQVDTIPSVYDPVSVAYYFRWRDLGVENRPRNMYGGRKVYQISSRILGNERIRTDHGEVDTIAVLPLIRRDGKPDDKGQLKIWFSNDERRVPVRLYAKFHKIKDWTLVGELMSSTRKAGG from the coding sequence ATGGATCGTGGCGCACGGGACATCGTGAACGGGCGGGTCGGCAAGGGGATATCGGCGTTCCTTCTCCTCGCCCTTCTGCTGGTCCAGGCCGGCTGCCACCGGGGGGGACGCGGGGAGACTCCGTCGCCTCCGGAACAGGATGAGTTTGCGGACGACAACACCGCACCCGCCGACGTTACGGAGTGGCTTCCGCCCGTCGTGGCGACGGAGGAAGCGGAGGAGGCGGTAGGCACCTCGCCGCCCGACAACACGGCGATCGGCGCCCCGGGGGCGGTCGCTCCCGCCGTCCCGCCCGACAACGCCGCGCGATCCGAATCGCCGCCTTCCGCCGGTACGAAGCCCGGCAGGACGAGTCCCGCGGATGCGACGCCCCCCGCCCGCAGGCCGAAACCGGCCGCCGCGCCGCACCCGAACGCGACGTCCGCGCCGAAGGACACGCGCGGCGCGTCTCCCCCGGAGTGGGCGAAGAGCCCCGAGGAACTCGTCTACCGGGTCGACTTCATCGGCATCACCATGGGGTACGCCCGGTTCCGATACCGGGGAAAGGTCTCCATCGCCGGAAAGCCGGCGTACCACTTGAACGTGCGGGCCTGGACGTCCGGGATCCTCTCGTTCATCTTTCCGATCAACGAGACGATCGACTACTATCTCGACACGGAGACGATTGCCCCGATCCGGCAGGAATTCACGCAACGCGAGAGGGAAAAGGACGACGTGGCCCTCTACAACCAGGAGACCGGGAGGATCACGTACCGGTACCGGCAGTCGGGGAAGATCCGGAAGCAGGTCGACACGATCCCTTCCGTCTACGACCCGGTAAGCGTCGCCTACTATTTCCGGTGGCGGGACCTGGGCGTCGAGAACCGTCCGCGGAACATGTACGGGGGCCGAAAGGTTTATCAGATCTCCTCGCGAATCCTCGGGAACGAGCGGATCCGCACGGATCACGGGGAGGTGGACACGATCGCGGTCCTTCCGCTGATCCGCAGGGACGGGAAACCCGACGACAAGGGGCAGCTGAAGATCTGGTTTTCCAACGACGAGAGGCGCGTCCCGGTGCGCCTGTACGCGAAGTTCCACAAAATCAAGGATTGGACGCTGGTCGGCGAGCTGATGTCGTCGACCAGGAAGGCGGGGGGGTAG